One Chryseobacterium wanjuense genomic region harbors:
- a CDS encoding sigma-70 family RNA polymerase sigma factor, with the protein MRQLKITKQVTNRETASLDKYLQEIGKVELITADEEVELAQRIRAGDRAALEKLIKANLRFVVSVSKQYQNQGLSLPDLINEGNLGLMKAAKRYDETRGFKFISYAVWWIRQSILQALAEQSRIVRLPLNKIGSINKINKAYAHLEQENERPPSPEELAEVLDMSEEDIKESMKNSGRHLSMDAPLVEGEDSNLYDVLRSGESPSPDKDLMLESLQIEIERALNTLTPREADLVRLYFGLNGKHPMTLEEIGETFDLTRERVRQIKEKAIKRLKHNTRSKILKSYLGK; encoded by the coding sequence ATGAGACAGTTAAAAATTACTAAGCAGGTTACCAACAGGGAAACTGCTTCATTAGACAAGTATTTGCAGGAAATTGGTAAAGTAGAATTGATTACTGCAGACGAAGAAGTAGAATTGGCACAAAGAATCCGTGCTGGCGACAGAGCAGCATTGGAAAAACTGATCAAAGCCAACCTTCGTTTCGTAGTTTCTGTATCTAAGCAATACCAAAACCAAGGTCTTTCTTTACCCGATTTGATCAATGAAGGTAACTTAGGACTTATGAAAGCTGCAAAAAGATATGATGAGACCAGAGGTTTCAAATTTATCTCTTACGCGGTTTGGTGGATTCGTCAGTCGATCTTACAGGCATTGGCAGAGCAGTCGAGAATTGTAAGATTACCGTTAAATAAAATTGGTTCAATCAACAAAATTAACAAAGCATACGCTCACCTTGAGCAGGAAAATGAAAGACCGCCTTCTCCGGAAGAATTGGCTGAAGTTCTTGACATGAGCGAGGAAGATATCAAGGAATCTATGAAAAACTCCGGTAGACACCTGTCTATGGATGCACCTTTGGTAGAAGGTGAAGATTCTAATCTTTATGATGTATTGCGTTCAGGAGAATCTCCTAGCCCGGATAAAGATCTGATGCTGGAGTCTCTACAAATCGAGATCGAAAGAGCATTAAATACTTTGACGCCGAGAGAGGCTGACTTGGTAAGATTGTACTTCGGTCTGAACGGAAAACATCCGATGACTTTGGAAGAAATTGGTGAAACTTTTGATTTAACAAGAGAGAGGGTTCGTCAGATCAAAGAAAAAGCGATCAAGAGATTAAAACATAATACCAGAAGTAAGATTTTGAAATCTTATTTAGGTAAATAA
- a CDS encoding S1/P1 nuclease, translated as MKSMYSKILILAFMASSLYSYAWGLTGHRIIAEIAENHLSGKARREIKKMMGRERLAYWANWPDFVKSDTTGVWKEASSWHYVNIDPQTDFKAFEQNLKAQAGPSLYTQIKILSSQIKDEKTSEKDRKIALIFLIHIMGDLAQPLHVGRAEDLGGNKINVTYFGDKTNLHSVWDSKLVDSQKYSYTEYAKLLDIKTNDEVKQIQTGTLEDWLYDSHKIANKIYAQTPNDSKLSYDYQYKFNDTMERQLLYGGLRLAKLLNDLF; from the coding sequence ATGAAAAGTATGTATTCTAAAATTCTGATTCTGGCATTCATGGCATCTTCGCTTTATTCGTATGCATGGGGATTAACGGGACACAGAATTATTGCAGAAATTGCAGAAAACCACCTTTCCGGAAAGGCAAGAAGAGAGATTAAAAAAATGATGGGGAGAGAACGCCTTGCTTACTGGGCAAACTGGCCGGATTTCGTCAAATCCGATACCACAGGAGTCTGGAAAGAAGCGTCATCATGGCATTATGTAAACATCGATCCACAAACGGATTTCAAAGCATTTGAACAAAATTTAAAAGCTCAGGCAGGGCCAAGTTTATATACTCAGATCAAAATATTGTCGAGCCAGATCAAAGATGAAAAAACTTCCGAAAAAGACAGAAAAATAGCATTAATTTTCTTAATTCACATCATGGGAGATTTGGCGCAGCCGCTGCATGTGGGAAGAGCTGAAGATTTAGGCGGAAATAAAATCAACGTTACTTATTTTGGTGATAAAACCAATCTGCACTCTGTTTGGGACAGCAAATTGGTAGATTCTCAAAAATACAGCTACACGGAATATGCAAAATTACTTGATATCAAAACCAATGATGAAGTAAAACAGATCCAGACAGGAACGCTAGAAGACTGGTTGTACGATTCTCATAAAATCGCCAATAAAATCTACGCGCAAACACCCAATGATTCCAAATTGTCTTATGATTATCAGTATAAATTCAATGATACTATGGAAAGACAGCTTCTTTACGGAGGGTTGAGACTGGCGAAATTGTTGAATGATTTGTTTTGA
- a CDS encoding type VI secretion system baseplate subunit TssG — translation MYENNIVEMNYNKLQTDFKAEAVAVNLLKYHRAVSNIFIERIGINDRAYLKDIKSISSNYLGFDEEVFTIETYREGIYDYLPEGLFHPPSLGASRKNVESVVREIRKQKRVEEDARKFFRPFELEIFFTEISALLKESDFEISSDTDALLDTVSELWPLINMLDKQNAYIFIYILPFFHQIRGDKKWFERCMTAFLHVPVEVTFLPNIIDGIEENDDSMLLGNSRLGVTYIPSGRHMDGQRNWVVNIGPIPYSDMKKYIDGNPFRKVLQALYDYFLPISVDVVENFITEKKEYSFALEDDERNANRLGYSTFL, via the coding sequence ATGTATGAGAATAATATTGTAGAGATGAATTACAATAAGCTGCAGACAGATTTCAAGGCAGAAGCTGTGGCAGTTAACCTCCTGAAATATCACAGGGCGGTAAGCAATATCTTCATTGAGCGGATCGGGATTAATGATCGTGCTTATTTAAAGGATATTAAGAGTATTTCGAGCAATTATTTAGGATTCGACGAAGAAGTTTTTACCATAGAAACGTACAGGGAAGGGATTTACGATTATCTTCCGGAAGGGTTGTTTCATCCGCCGTCGCTGGGTGCTTCAAGGAAAAATGTAGAAAGTGTTGTACGGGAAATCCGCAAACAGAAAAGGGTAGAAGAGGACGCCAGAAAATTTTTCCGGCCGTTCGAATTGGAAATATTTTTCACCGAAATCAGTGCTTTGCTTAAAGAATCTGATTTTGAAATCTCGAGCGATACCGACGCGCTTCTTGATACCGTAAGCGAACTTTGGCCGTTGATCAATATGCTGGACAAGCAGAATGCCTATATTTTCATTTATATTTTACCGTTTTTTCACCAGATAAGAGGCGATAAAAAATGGTTTGAAAGATGCATGACGGCTTTTTTGCATGTTCCTGTAGAAGTTACTTTTTTACCTAATATTATTGATGGAATCGAAGAAAATGATGATTCGATGCTGTTGGGAAATTCCAGGTTAGGGGTTACTTACATTCCGAGCGGGAGACATATGGACGGACAGAGAAACTGGGTGGTGAATATCGGCCCGATTCCTTATTCGGATATGAAAAAATATATCGACGGAAATCCGTTCCGGAAAGTTTTACAGGCTTTGTATGATTATTTTTTACCTATAAGCGTAGATGTGGTGGAAAATTTTATCACAGAAAAAAAAGAATATTCTTTTGCTCTGGAAGATGATGAAAGAAATGCAAACCGGCTTGGTTACTCTACATTCCTGTGA
- a CDS encoding TssN family type VI secretion system protein, with product MEVSSVKGIFLRYILMPLFAVIMMVILGAIRRNKPAIKIKTIIIYVLLCSLCLAIPGVFGFAGNLFNPYWYLIAQIVYLILGIIHVNLSDKYFKKHLNSLTKSILFESILSLTCIGFGGYLFYLIFNWMSKGTGYPIMAATSMFIFIVPLVFHYCYIQLISIPVDIYKTWRYSPDQKLPDFEGADFDRLMVLNVELSKNLEDANRFRIKAKTLPTGVTFGDWFYRVVDDYNHKNPNSIIHLSDQAREPYYWIFYTKKSFFSFRKYIDFDQDIMENSIAENDVVICKRVIQHEEEGIRKPQSHTV from the coding sequence ATGGAAGTTTCTTCAGTAAAAGGGATCTTTTTAAGGTATATTTTAATGCCTTTATTTGCGGTAATTATGATGGTTATTTTAGGCGCCATCAGAAGAAATAAGCCTGCAATCAAGATCAAGACCATTATTATATATGTTCTGTTGTGCAGTTTATGTCTTGCCATTCCGGGAGTTTTCGGTTTTGCAGGCAATCTTTTTAATCCTTATTGGTATCTTATTGCACAGATTGTTTACCTTATTTTAGGGATCATTCATGTGAATTTATCAGATAAATATTTTAAAAAGCATTTAAATTCTTTAACGAAAAGTATTCTTTTTGAATCGATACTTTCATTGACGTGTATTGGTTTCGGAGGTTATCTTTTTTACCTGATTTTCAATTGGATGAGCAAAGGAACGGGATATCCGATCATGGCGGCAACGAGTATGTTTATTTTTATTGTGCCGTTGGTTTTCCATTACTGTTACATTCAGCTGATCAGTATTCCTGTTGATATTTATAAAACATGGAGATATTCGCCGGATCAGAAACTTCCGGATTTTGAAGGTGCTGATTTCGACAGGTTAATGGTTTTAAATGTGGAATTAAGCAAGAATCTTGAAGATGCCAACAGATTCAGAATCAAGGCTAAAACTTTACCGACAGGTGTTACCTTCGGAGATTGGTTCTACAGGGTTGTGGATGATTACAACCACAAAAATCCGAATTCGATCATTCATCTTTCGGATCAGGCGAGAGAGCCTTATTACTGGATTTTTTATACGAAAAAGTCGTTTTTCAGTTTCAGAAAATATATAGATTTTGACCAGGATATTATGGAAAACAGCATCGCCGAAAATGATGTCGTGATCTGTAAAAGAGTGATCCAACACGAGGAAGAAGGAATAAGAAAACCACAATCACACACAGTTTAA
- a CDS encoding aminotransferase class V-fold PLP-dependent enzyme, with protein MNTDKIRQDIKGLSDGKIFLNNAGSSLMPQVVLDSMINYLHQEEQFGGYEVANRNAELLEQFYDETAKLINCKSSNVAFATSATDAYAKALSSIVFKERDVIITTVDDYISNQIVFISLQKKLNVKVIRTKNLSDNELDLEDLEHLIKEYRPKLVAVTHIPTNSGLIQNVESVGKICRQYDVLYLVDACQSVGQLEVDVEKIGCDFLTATGRKFMRGPRGTGFLYVSDKVLEQNYAPLLLDMRGANWSEFDDYELFKTAKRFEHWEISYASLLGLMEATKYANAVGMQEIENYNRKLSEKLRQNLKNSRFNVWDWGNNLSSIVTFSGPDGDLENIQKVLKENNVFFSVTYKNSALIDFTNKNINGIVRLSPHYFNTVDEIEKVSEILKNSLK; from the coding sequence ATGAACACAGATAAAATAAGACAAGACATAAAAGGATTATCAGACGGAAAAATATTCTTAAATAATGCAGGTTCTTCTTTAATGCCTCAAGTAGTTTTAGATTCCATGATTAATTATTTACATCAGGAAGAACAATTCGGAGGATATGAAGTTGCAAACAGAAATGCGGAATTATTAGAGCAATTTTACGATGAAACAGCAAAACTGATCAACTGCAAATCTTCTAATGTTGCATTTGCTACAAGTGCTACAGATGCTTATGCCAAGGCGTTGTCGAGCATTGTTTTTAAAGAACGGGATGTTATTATCACCACCGTTGATGATTATATTTCCAATCAGATCGTATTTATTTCACTACAGAAAAAATTAAATGTAAAAGTCATAAGAACGAAAAATCTTTCAGATAATGAATTGGATCTGGAGGATTTGGAACATTTAATCAAAGAATATCGTCCGAAATTGGTTGCGGTTACTCATATACCGACAAATTCCGGCTTGATTCAAAATGTGGAAAGTGTAGGTAAAATCTGTCGTCAGTATGATGTTTTGTATTTGGTTGATGCCTGTCAGTCTGTGGGTCAATTGGAGGTAGACGTTGAAAAAATTGGCTGTGATTTTCTGACGGCAACCGGAAGGAAATTCATGCGGGGTCCCAGAGGAACAGGGTTTTTATATGTTTCGGATAAGGTTTTAGAGCAAAATTACGCCCCATTATTGTTGGATATGAGAGGGGCAAATTGGTCGGAATTCGATGATTATGAATTATTTAAAACAGCCAAAAGATTCGAGCACTGGGAAATTTCTTATGCATCTTTATTAGGATTAATGGAAGCTACAAAATATGCGAATGCTGTAGGAATGCAGGAAATTGAAAATTACAACAGAAAATTATCAGAAAAATTAAGGCAAAACCTTAAAAATAGTAGGTTTAACGTTTGGGATTGGGGCAATAATCTGAGCAGTATCGTGACTTTTTCCGGTCCGGACGGAGATCTTGAAAATATTCAAAAAGTCTTGAAAGAAAATAATGTTTTCTTTTCTGTGACTTATAAAAATTCTGCATTAATTGATTTTACAAATAAAAATATCAATGGAATTGTGCGATTGTCACCACATTATTTCAATACTGTGGATGAAATTGAAAAAGTTTCTGAGATTTTGAAAAATAGCTTAAAATAA
- a CDS encoding metal-dependent transcriptional regulator produces the protein MKTTLTEENYLKALFHLVDNENKVTINELSKFLSVKMPSVNNMMKKFAEKSWVIYETYKPLIVTEKGRREAALVVRKHRLTEMFLVKKMNFGWENVHEIAEQLEHVHSTIFFDKMDEILDHPKFDPHGEPIPDKDGNIIAQDLQKLSNCEIGETVIFASVTLSDDAFLNYLTERKLLLNKKIKIIKIENFDQSITVEVDGKQEILSLKATDKILVKK, from the coding sequence TTGAAAACAACACTTACGGAAGAAAACTACCTGAAGGCTTTATTTCATCTGGTTGACAATGAAAATAAGGTTACAATCAATGAGCTCAGCAAATTTTTGTCCGTAAAAATGCCGAGCGTGAACAATATGATGAAGAAGTTTGCAGAGAAAAGCTGGGTGATCTACGAAACCTATAAACCACTGATTGTCACAGAAAAAGGAAGGCGTGAAGCTGCTTTGGTTGTAAGAAAGCACAGGCTTACGGAAATGTTTTTGGTGAAAAAAATGAATTTCGGCTGGGAAAATGTACACGAAATTGCAGAACAGCTCGAGCACGTACATTCTACGATTTTTTTTGATAAAATGGATGAAATTCTTGATCATCCCAAGTTTGATCCGCACGGAGAACCTATCCCCGATAAAGACGGAAACATTATCGCACAGGATTTACAGAAATTAAGCAATTGTGAAATCGGTGAAACTGTGATTTTTGCGTCTGTCACACTCTCAGATGATGCTTTTCTGAATTATCTTACGGAGCGTAAATTACTCCTGAACAAGAAAATCAAGATCATTAAAATTGAGAATTTTGACCAGTCGATTACCGTTGAAGTTGACGGAAAACAGGAAATTTTAAGCCTGAAGGCTACAGATAAAATTTTGGTGAAAAAGTAA
- a CDS encoding threonine aldolase family protein, with protein MKFSFKNDYSEGCHPNILQALLRHNLDQQAGYGEDEYSLQAKELIKEKIKKSDSDIYFVSGGTQANLIVISSVLRPYQCAVSASTGHILNNETGAIEATGHKILSIEKEDGKLTAEDIIPVLESHKNVPHQVMPKLVYISNSTELGTIYTLKELEKLSAFCKENDLYLFMDGARMGHGLTSEISDLTLEKVAELTDVFYLGGTKNGALIGEAIVINNQELQPDFAFNIKQKGALLAKGRLLGIQFLELMKNDLYFELAKHANQQAMKIKNAMKERGVEFLSDTYTNQIFPILRNDLIQKLSEKFEFYVWKKIDENFSAIRLITSWNTEDEPVNDFIEILKSEL; from the coding sequence ATGAAATTTTCATTTAAAAACGACTATTCAGAAGGTTGTCATCCAAATATTTTACAAGCACTTTTACGCCACAACCTCGATCAGCAGGCAGGATACGGAGAAGATGAATATTCTTTGCAAGCCAAAGAATTAATTAAGGAAAAAATTAAAAAATCCGATTCGGACATCTATTTTGTTTCCGGGGGAACGCAGGCGAATTTAATTGTTATTTCCTCTGTTTTAAGGCCCTATCAATGTGCAGTTTCGGCATCTACAGGACATATTTTAAACAACGAAACCGGAGCCATAGAAGCAACCGGACACAAGATTTTAAGTATTGAAAAAGAAGACGGAAAACTCACTGCCGAAGATATTATTCCGGTATTGGAAAGCCATAAAAATGTACCACATCAGGTGATGCCGAAATTGGTGTATATCTCCAATTCTACGGAGCTGGGAACGATTTATACTTTAAAAGAACTTGAGAAATTATCTGCTTTTTGCAAAGAAAATGATCTGTATCTGTTTATGGACGGCGCGAGGATGGGGCACGGTCTTACCTCGGAAATCAGCGATTTGACGTTGGAAAAAGTTGCCGAACTTACAGATGTTTTTTATTTGGGCGGAACCAAAAACGGAGCTTTGATCGGAGAGGCGATTGTTATTAATAATCAGGAACTTCAGCCGGATTTTGCTTTTAATATTAAACAAAAAGGAGCTTTGCTGGCGAAAGGAAGATTGTTGGGAATCCAGTTTTTGGAACTGATGAAAAATGATCTGTATTTTGAGTTGGCCAAACATGCGAATCAGCAGGCAATGAAAATCAAAAATGCAATGAAAGAAAGGGGAGTAGAGTTCCTTTCTGATACCTACACCAATCAGATTTTCCCGATTTTAAGGAACGATTTAATTCAAAAATTATCGGAAAAGTTTGAATTTTACGTTTGGAAGAAAATTGATGAAAATTTTTCAGCAATCCGTCTCATTACATCATGGAATACGGAAGATGAACCCGTCAATGATTTTATCGAAATTTTAAAAAGTGAATTATAA
- a CDS encoding DUF4256 domain-containing protein codes for MSKKKLTAEQNEELLKVLKTRFEKNMSRHQGLNWDKIQAKLEKSPEKLWSLNEMEETEGDPDVVGYDKKTDEYIFFDCSPESPKRRSLCYDYQAWEARKANKPESNVIDKAAEMGIELLTEDQYRQLQELGKFDLKTSSWVKTPANIRELGGAIFCDRRYNTIFTYHNGADSYYAARGFRGCLKV; via the coding sequence ATGAGCAAAAAGAAACTAACTGCAGAACAAAACGAAGAGCTTTTGAAGGTTCTGAAAACACGTTTTGAGAAAAATATGAGCCGTCATCAAGGGCTAAACTGGGATAAAATTCAGGCAAAACTGGAGAAAAGCCCCGAAAAACTTTGGTCATTAAACGAAATGGAAGAAACTGAAGGCGATCCCGATGTAGTTGGCTATGACAAAAAAACAGACGAATATATTTTCTTCGACTGCTCACCGGAAAGCCCGAAACGAAGAAGCCTTTGCTACGATTATCAGGCCTGGGAAGCGAGAAAAGCCAATAAACCGGAAAGTAACGTCATCGACAAAGCCGCAGAAATGGGCATTGAATTGTTGACAGAAGACCAATACCGACAGCTTCAGGAACTGGGAAAATTTGATTTAAAAACTTCAAGTTGGGTAAAAACTCCCGCAAATATTCGTGAATTGGGAGGTGCCATTTTCTGTGACCGCCGCTATAATACTATTTTCACCTATCACAACGGCGCAGATTCTTATTACGCCGCCAGAGGTTTTCGGGGATGCCTTAAAGTGTAA
- a CDS encoding DoxX family protein: protein METPNKSQKRNKIIYWIFTLWMSLGMISTAIVQLMKNKDELANFTNLGYPAYLMTIIGVWKILGVIATLIPKTPLLKEWAYAGFFFLMSGAVASHIIVGDPIGKTFPPFLLLVLVLISWYFRPADRKISNIQTT, encoded by the coding sequence ATGGAAACACCAAACAAATCACAAAAAAGAAACAAAATCATCTATTGGATTTTCACCCTTTGGATGTCGCTGGGAATGATTTCAACCGCCATTGTCCAGCTCATGAAAAACAAAGATGAACTCGCCAATTTCACCAATCTTGGCTACCCTGCTTATCTCATGACCATCATCGGAGTCTGGAAAATATTAGGCGTGATCGCTACATTAATCCCGAAAACACCATTATTAAAGGAATGGGCTTATGCCGGGTTTTTCTTCCTGATGTCGGGCGCCGTTGCTTCGCACATCATTGTCGGAGATCCGATCGGAAAAACATTTCCTCCGTTTTTACTGCTTGTTTTAGTGTTAATTTCCTGGTATTTTAGACCTGCTGACAGAAAAATTTCAAATATTCAAACCACTTAA
- a CDS encoding YdeI/OmpD-associated family protein, whose translation MNPKVDFFFDKAKQWQKEFEKLRTIALDTELEEDLKWGCPCYTYQGKNIFLIHGFKEYCALLFFKGALMKDPENILIQQTENVQAARQIRFTDVKQIIDLKKVLKDYMFEAAEIEESGAKVEMKKTREFEMPDEFQKKLDENHELKEAFEALTPGRQRAYLLHFSSAKQSKTRESRIEKYIPEILNGKGLND comes from the coding sequence ATGAATCCAAAAGTTGATTTCTTCTTTGATAAAGCCAAACAATGGCAAAAAGAATTTGAAAAATTAAGAACCATTGCCCTCGATACCGAACTTGAGGAAGATTTGAAATGGGGATGCCCATGCTATACCTATCAGGGGAAAAATATTTTCTTAATTCACGGTTTTAAAGAATATTGTGCACTCCTGTTTTTCAAAGGTGCTTTGATGAAAGATCCTGAAAATATTTTAATTCAACAGACTGAAAATGTGCAGGCTGCAAGACAAATCCGTTTCACCGATGTAAAGCAAATCATTGATTTAAAGAAAGTTCTTAAAGACTATATGTTTGAAGCTGCTGAAATTGAAGAATCAGGAGCAAAAGTTGAAATGAAGAAAACCAGAGAATTTGAAATGCCGGATGAATTTCAAAAGAAACTGGATGAAAATCATGAACTAAAAGAAGCATTTGAAGCTTTAACACCCGGAAGACAAAGAGCTTATCTACTCCATTTTTCTTCCGCAAAACAATCCAAAACCAGAGAATCAAGAATTGAAAAATACATTCCGGAAATTCTTAATGGGAAAGGATTAAATGATTAA
- a CDS encoding SRPBCC family protein produces MELKTKIHAEDGKQEIFITREFDLPVDLLFKAYTDAEIVEQWMGTKVLKLENKQHGSYQFETSNQHGDVVFRANGTIHEVIHNQNITRTFQMENTPFPVQFDYIEFEKLSDDTSKITIHTIYKSVDFRDQMLKLPFAQGINMAHNRLQEVVSKEVKS; encoded by the coding sequence ATGGAACTTAAAACAAAAATTCACGCCGAAGACGGAAAACAGGAAATCTTCATTACCAGGGAGTTTGACTTACCTGTAGACCTTCTTTTTAAAGCCTATACAGATGCCGAAATCGTTGAACAATGGATGGGAACAAAGGTTTTAAAGCTAGAAAATAAGCAGCACGGCAGCTACCAGTTTGAAACTTCAAATCAGCATGGTGACGTGGTTTTCAGAGCAAACGGAACAATTCACGAAGTCATTCATAATCAGAATATTACCAGGACTTTCCAGATGGAAAACACTCCTTTTCCCGTTCAATTTGACTATATAGAATTTGAAAAACTTTCGGATGATACCAGCAAAATCACCATTCACACCATCTACAAATCCGTTGATTTCAGAGACCAGATGCTGAAACTTCCTTTTGCACAGGGTATCAACATGGCGCACAACCGTTTACAGGAAGTTGTTTCTAAGGAAGTTAAAAGTTAA
- a CDS encoding ArsR/SmtB family transcription factor, with product MNLRRDVFQAIADPTRRSILMLVATQSMTAGAIASNFDTARPTVSKHLQILTECELLKPEQNGREIIYHLNPNKMKEIADFIEPFRKMWDDRFNALENIMKNYQTKNNKYGT from the coding sequence ATGAATTTAAGACGAGATGTATTTCAGGCCATAGCCGATCCGACACGAAGATCAATCCTGATGCTGGTCGCGACACAATCGATGACTGCCGGTGCTATTGCTTCCAATTTTGATACCGCAAGACCTACCGTTTCAAAGCATCTCCAGATCCTTACAGAATGTGAATTGTTGAAGCCCGAACAAAACGGTCGTGAAATCATTTATCACCTAAATCCAAATAAAATGAAAGAAATTGCCGATTTTATAGAACCTTTCCGCAAAATGTGGGACGACAGATTCAATGCGCTGGAAAATATTATGAAAAATTATCAAACAAAAAATAACAAATATGGAACTTAA
- a CDS encoding Hsp20/alpha crystallin family protein: MKTLEKINTFPSLKSIVEDFWNTDGFLSQPLFSKSMYPTVNIIDKDKAYELKVSAPGFKKEDFKVANENGLLTISAKKSSEHTEEKENYLRKEFSTSSFSRSFRLPDNISEDQIKATYQDGLLNISLTKANPQKGEVKEIKID; this comes from the coding sequence ATGAAAACCTTAGAAAAAATCAACACATTTCCGTCACTAAAATCAATCGTAGAAGATTTCTGGAATACTGATGGATTCCTGAGCCAGCCACTTTTTTCAAAAAGTATGTATCCGACTGTTAATATTATTGACAAAGATAAAGCCTACGAATTAAAAGTTTCTGCTCCGGGCTTTAAAAAAGAAGATTTTAAAGTAGCCAATGAAAACGGATTGCTTACAATAAGTGCGAAAAAAAGCAGTGAACATACCGAAGAAAAAGAAAATTATTTAAGAAAAGAATTCTCCACATCTTCATTTTCACGAAGTTTCCGTTTGCCAGATAATATTTCTGAGGATCAGATCAAAGCTACGTATCAGGATGGATTGCTAAACATCAGTCTGACGAAAGCAAACCCGCAAAAAGGAGAGGTAAAAGAAATTAAAATTGACTGA
- a CDS encoding glycoside hydrolase family 130 protein, with amino-acid sequence MIKVKKEGVILEKTNHGFESSGVSNPAILSENGTVHMFYRAVSKDNYSSIGHCRLKKQVTVEDRKEIPILFPQYEYEKKGIEDPRIVKIEDTYYLTYTAYDGINALGALATSKDLVTWEKRGLIVPQYSYEEFRYLAESQGELNEKYFRFNGKYIVPKKFGKKVLLWDKNVILFPRRINGKFYFLHRIKPDIQIVFVEDLSELTHNFWDNFFLMFSDHLLISPKYDHEVSYLGGGCPPVETTEGWLLIYHGVHDTVDGYVYCVCAALLDLEDPTHEIARLPYPLFKPEYDYERCGLTNNICFPSGALVCEDTLYIYYGAADERVACASVCLSELLKELITYKNLPNEK; translated from the coding sequence ATGATCAAGGTAAAAAAAGAAGGTGTCATCCTGGAAAAAACCAACCACGGATTTGAAAGTTCAGGAGTTTCAAACCCGGCGATTTTGAGTGAAAATGGTACGGTTCATATGTTTTACAGGGCGGTGAGTAAAGATAACTACTCTAGCATCGGCCATTGCAGATTAAAAAAGCAAGTAACCGTTGAAGACCGAAAGGAAATTCCAATTCTTTTTCCACAATACGAATATGAAAAGAAAGGCATAGAAGATCCCCGTATTGTAAAAATTGAAGATACATATTATCTTACCTACACTGCTTACGATGGCATAAATGCATTAGGCGCATTGGCGACATCGAAAGATCTGGTGACCTGGGAAAAGCGAGGGCTTATTGTGCCGCAATATTCTTACGAAGAGTTTAGATATTTAGCAGAATCTCAAGGAGAATTAAATGAAAAATATTTCCGGTTCAACGGGAAATATATTGTCCCAAAAAAGTTTGGAAAAAAAGTGCTCCTTTGGGACAAGAATGTGATACTTTTTCCGAGACGTATTAATGGAAAGTTTTATTTCTTACATCGGATAAAGCCGGATATCCAGATTGTTTTTGTAGAAGATCTGAGTGAGCTTACCCATAATTTTTGGGATAATTTTTTCCTTATGTTTAGTGATCATCTTCTGATTTCTCCAAAATATGATCATGAAGTAAGCTATCTGGGCGGAGGCTGCCCTCCTGTAGAAACCACAGAAGGCTGGCTGCTGATTTATCATGGAGTTCATGATACCGTAGATGGCTATGTATACTGTGTTTGTGCCGCATTATTAGATCTGGAAGATCCTACACATGAGATAGCCCGTTTACCCTATCCTCTTTTCAAACCGGAATATGATTATGAACGGTGCGGATTAACGAATAATATCTGTTTTCCCAGCGGTGCTCTGGTTTGTGAAGATACGCTTTATATATACTATGGTGCTGCTGATGAACGCGTTGCCTGTGCTTCAGTTTGTCTTTCTGAATTGTTAAAAGAACTAATTACTTATAAAAACTTGCCAAATGAAAAATAG